The following are encoded together in the Streptomyces sp. NBC_00341 genome:
- the mug gene encoding G/U mismatch-specific DNA glycosylase produces MTPEELQAARGRTVPDVAAGGLRVLFCEINPSLMTGATGHHFAFPGNRFWPVLHLSGFTSRQLRPSEQSELLQYGLGITNVVARATARADELTAEEFRAGGEILTAKVERLRPQWLAVVGITAYRTAFGERRAQIGRQERTIGGARVWALPNPSGLNAHWTAQTMAAEYGRLRDAVTADSLPHTAETSAPGSRARGPGHDIISTGEAARPSEA; encoded by the coding sequence GCGGGCGGCCTTCGCGTGCTGTTCTGCGAAATCAATCCGAGCCTGATGACTGGTGCCACGGGCCACCACTTCGCTTTCCCCGGCAATCGCTTCTGGCCGGTACTCCATCTGTCGGGTTTCACATCACGGCAGTTGAGGCCCTCCGAGCAGTCCGAGCTGCTTCAGTACGGGCTGGGTATCACCAACGTGGTCGCCAGAGCCACAGCCCGCGCCGACGAACTCACCGCCGAGGAGTTCCGCGCCGGGGGAGAGATCCTCACCGCCAAGGTGGAACGGCTACGACCGCAGTGGCTGGCGGTGGTCGGCATCACGGCCTACCGGACGGCGTTCGGTGAACGGCGGGCCCAAATCGGACGGCAGGAACGGACGATCGGCGGAGCCCGCGTCTGGGCCCTGCCCAACCCCAGTGGCCTCAACGCCCACTGGACCGCTCAGACGATGGCCGCGGAGTACGGACGGCTCCGCGATGCCGTCACCGCGGACTCTCTCCCCCACACCGCCGAGACCTCAGCTCCGGGGTCCAGAGCCCGGGGCCCAGGGCACGACATCATCAGCACGGGCGAGGCTGCCCGCCCCTCAGAGGCCTGA
- a CDS encoding alpha/beta fold hydrolase, whose product MATTASFTVGSPGGPRPVSVAYERTGAGEPLLLLHGIGHHRQAWDPVIPVLAVERNVIAVDLPGFGASPALPDGLQYDLATLASLLGAFCEELGLDRPHVAGNSLGGLLALELGREKRVRSVTALSPAGFWTERERRYAFGTLRAMRLAAGSIPLPLIERLSRTPAGRAVLTSTIYARPGRRSPEAAVRETVALREAAGFHQTLAVGRDVRFTDDVPGLPVTIAWGSGDRLLLRRQGIRAKHTVPGARLVRLPGCGHVPMSDDPALVARVVLDTSR is encoded by the coding sequence ATGGCAACCACGGCCTCGTTCACCGTCGGCTCACCCGGCGGGCCCCGGCCCGTGTCCGTCGCGTACGAGCGGACAGGTGCCGGGGAGCCGCTGCTGCTTCTCCACGGCATCGGCCACCACCGCCAGGCCTGGGACCCGGTGATCCCCGTCCTCGCCGTGGAACGGAACGTCATCGCAGTCGACCTGCCGGGCTTCGGTGCCTCGCCCGCACTGCCCGACGGTCTCCAGTACGACCTGGCGACCTTGGCGTCACTGCTGGGCGCCTTCTGCGAGGAGCTGGGCCTGGACCGCCCGCATGTCGCGGGCAACTCGCTCGGCGGGCTGCTGGCGCTGGAGCTGGGGCGCGAGAAGCGCGTGCGCTCGGTGACGGCGCTGTCGCCCGCCGGGTTCTGGACCGAGCGCGAGCGGCGCTACGCGTTCGGCACGTTGCGCGCCATGCGGCTGGCCGCCGGTTCCATACCACTGCCGCTCATCGAGCGGCTCTCCCGCACACCGGCCGGCCGGGCGGTGCTGACCAGCACCATCTACGCCCGGCCCGGCCGCCGTTCACCTGAGGCTGCGGTACGGGAGACGGTCGCCCTGCGCGAGGCCGCCGGCTTCCACCAGACGCTGGCCGTCGGACGCGACGTCAGGTTCACCGACGACGTGCCGGGGCTGCCGGTGACCATCGCGTGGGGCAGCGGCGACCGGCTGCTCCTGCGCCGCCAGGGGATCCGGGCCAAGCACACCGTTCCCGGTGCCCGGCTGGTCCGGCTGCCCGGCTGCGGCCATGTCCCGATGAGCGACGACCCCGCTCTTGTGGCGCGGGTCGTTCTCGACACCAGCCGCTGA
- a CDS encoding ROK family transcriptional regulator, producing MGRLTGGDPSLLRRINSAVVLHALRGAGSPTLTDLTRITGLSRPTVEGVVEGLFEAGLVVESAPDGAEARRQGRPARRFRFRAEAGHLLGIEIGPHRVSALLSGLDGRIIGAGSRAVSETACADDRLDKVRTVVAEVLRRTGVARSSLRAVGVGSPGIVEADGTVRLGTALPGWTGLALGERLRRSFRCPVLVENDANAAAVAEHWKGAATESDDIVFVLAGLSPGAGSLIGGRLHRGFGGAAGEIGALHLLGRDVTPERLLSTTDTPLDPLDEHAVAAVFAKARHGDEQAQAAVERFIQRLVHDVAALVLALDPELVVVGGWAAGLDGVLNPLRGELARYCLRPPRVALSLLGEAAVATGALRLALDHVEEQLFAVEGTVTARR from the coding sequence GTGGGCCGGCTGACCGGTGGGGACCCGTCGTTGCTGCGTCGGATCAATTCCGCGGTGGTACTGCACGCCCTCAGGGGCGCCGGATCCCCGACCCTCACAGACCTGACGCGGATCACCGGGCTTTCGCGGCCGACGGTCGAGGGCGTCGTGGAAGGGCTCTTCGAGGCGGGCCTGGTCGTCGAGTCGGCGCCCGACGGCGCCGAGGCACGACGGCAGGGGCGTCCGGCCCGGCGTTTCCGGTTCCGGGCCGAGGCCGGGCACCTGCTGGGCATCGAGATCGGCCCGCACCGGGTCTCGGCGCTGCTGTCGGGCCTGGACGGCCGGATCATCGGCGCGGGCTCACGTGCGGTGTCCGAGACCGCCTGTGCCGACGACCGCCTCGACAAGGTGCGGACCGTGGTCGCCGAAGTCCTGCGGCGCACCGGCGTCGCCCGCAGCAGCCTTCGGGCGGTCGGGGTCGGCAGCCCCGGCATCGTGGAGGCCGACGGCACGGTCAGGCTGGGCACCGCGCTTCCGGGCTGGACCGGCCTGGCCCTCGGTGAGCGGCTTCGGCGGTCCTTCCGCTGCCCTGTGCTCGTGGAGAACGATGCGAACGCAGCGGCGGTCGCGGAGCACTGGAAGGGCGCGGCCACCGAGTCCGACGACATCGTGTTCGTGCTCGCGGGGCTGAGTCCTGGAGCGGGATCGCTGATCGGCGGACGGCTGCACCGCGGCTTCGGCGGTGCGGCGGGCGAGATCGGTGCGCTGCATCTGCTCGGCCGTGACGTCACACCGGAGCGGCTGCTGTCCACGACGGACACGCCTCTGGACCCGCTGGACGAGCACGCGGTGGCCGCCGTGTTCGCGAAAGCGCGGCACGGCGACGAGCAGGCGCAGGCGGCGGTCGAGCGGTTCATCCAGCGGCTGGTCCACGATGTCGCCGCGCTGGTGCTGGCGCTCGATCCTGAGCTGGTGGTCGTCGGAGGGTGGGCAGCCGGACTGGACGGGGTGCTCAACCCGCTCCGCGGCGAGCTGGCCCGCTACTGTCTGCGGCCCCCACGGGTGGCGCTGTCGCTGCTCGGCGAGGCGGCTGTCGCGACGGGGGCACTGCGGCTGGCGCTCGACCACGTGGAGGAGCAGTTGTTCGCCGTGGAGGGAACGGTGACGGCCCGCCGCTGA
- a CDS encoding ABC transporter permease, with product MSTTAVLRSEWIKIRSLRSVSGSLIAVFLVTMVVTVLTFATVGQAGADDADAELVFGAFYALNFGQIAAISFGATAISSEYLNGALRMSLAAVPRRTHFYTVKMSLVGGAALVVGLITTFSSFLSGQLFMGEYAIGLGEPGALRAAFGGAIYLALMALLAAGLTVLLRSAIVVLSLLIPFILIVSFVVGDIAGGAADYLPDRAGQLVLHQHPEGSLGPWTGLAVTAGWAAVTMLAGWWALRRRDA from the coding sequence ATGTCGACAACCGCAGTCCTGCGCTCCGAGTGGATCAAGATCAGATCGCTGCGCTCCGTCTCAGGATCCCTGATAGCTGTCTTCCTCGTCACCATGGTCGTCACCGTGCTGACATTCGCCACTGTCGGTCAGGCCGGGGCGGACGACGCGGACGCCGAACTCGTTTTCGGTGCCTTCTACGCACTGAACTTCGGTCAGATCGCGGCCATCAGCTTCGGCGCGACGGCGATTTCGTCCGAGTACCTCAATGGCGCGCTGCGCATGTCGCTCGCGGCGGTTCCGCGCCGCACCCACTTCTACACGGTCAAGATGTCGCTCGTCGGAGGAGCGGCGCTGGTGGTCGGCCTCATCACCACCTTCAGCTCGTTCCTGTCGGGACAGCTCTTCATGGGGGAGTACGCCATCGGCCTCGGCGAACCGGGCGCATTGAGAGCGGCGTTCGGAGGAGCGATATATCTGGCGCTGATGGCCCTGTTGGCGGCGGGGCTGACCGTCCTGCTGCGCAGCGCGATTGTCGTGCTCAGTCTGCTCATCCCCTTCATCCTGATCGTCTCGTTCGTCGTCGGGGACATAGCCGGCGGTGCGGCCGACTATCTGCCGGACCGGGCTGGACAGCTGGTGCTTCACCAGCACCCGGAAGGCAGTCTGGGCCCATGGACGGGACTGGCCGTCACCGCCGGCTGGGCCGCGGTGACGATGTTGGCCGGATGGTGGGCGCTCCGACGCCGCGACGCCTGA
- a CDS encoding ABC transporter ATP-binding protein: MTSIDVHELTKDYGGTRAVDHLTFSVRPGRVTGFLGPNGAGKSTTMRLVLGLDRPTGGSATVGGKAYAALSEPLRRVGVLLDPQAAHGSRTARDHLLMLATSNRMGRGRVEEVLEEAGLAQVGGRRIKTFSLGMRQRLGIAAALLGDPDVVMLDEPSNGLDPEGIVWIRELMKRLAREGRTVLVSSHLMNETSSFADHLIVLGRGRLLVDLPMQEFLDSRSRPRVRMRTTESARLGEVLARSGYRAAQGEDGRWTVEDAKAREIGAMAAREGIAVLELMDEQATLEQAYLDLTAGAVEFASAASPTRPQEA, encoded by the coding sequence ATGACCAGTATCGATGTCCACGAGCTCACGAAGGACTACGGCGGGACCCGCGCCGTGGACCATCTCACCTTCAGCGTCCGGCCCGGCAGGGTCACCGGATTCCTCGGGCCCAACGGGGCGGGCAAGTCCACCACCATGCGGCTGGTCCTCGGGCTGGACCGGCCCACAGGCGGCTCTGCCACCGTCGGTGGTAAGGCCTACGCGGCCCTCAGCGAGCCGTTGCGCCGGGTTGGGGTACTCCTCGATCCGCAGGCCGCTCATGGCTCGCGGACGGCCCGCGACCACCTGCTGATGCTCGCGACGAGCAACCGCATGGGCCGCGGCCGAGTCGAGGAGGTGCTGGAGGAGGCCGGCCTCGCCCAGGTGGGCGGACGCCGGATCAAGACGTTCTCTCTCGGCATGCGCCAACGGCTCGGCATAGCGGCGGCGCTGCTCGGTGACCCGGACGTGGTCATGCTGGACGAGCCGTCGAACGGGCTGGATCCGGAGGGCATCGTCTGGATCCGGGAGCTGATGAAGCGGCTCGCCCGCGAGGGCCGCACCGTGCTTGTTTCCAGTCACCTGATGAACGAGACGTCGTCGTTCGCCGACCATCTGATCGTGCTCGGGCGCGGACGGCTCCTCGTCGACCTGCCGATGCAGGAGTTCCTCGACTCCCGTAGCCGGCCCAGGGTGCGGATGCGCACGACGGAATCCGCCCGGCTCGGCGAGGTTCTGGCACGCAGCGGATACCGGGCCGCGCAGGGTGAGGACGGCCGGTGGACCGTCGAGGACGCCAAGGCGCGGGAGATCGGAGCGATGGCAGCCAGAGAGGGCATCGCGGTCCTGGAGCTCATGGACGAGCAGGCCACTTTGGAACAGGCCTATCTGGATCTCACCGCTGGTGCCGTGGAGTTCGCTTCCGCCGCCTCGCCCACCAGACCTCAGGAGGCCTGA
- a CDS encoding response regulator transcription factor, with protein MPVTVLLVDDEPLVRAGLRAVLEAQPDIEVVGEAGDGAAVIPLVRQLRPDVIAMDVRMPLMDGIEATRVVLRTVPDPPKILVVTTFENDEYVYEALRAGADGFLLKRARPTEIVNAVRLVAEGESLLFPAAVRQLAAEYGTNRAREAMDQASLTEREAAVLRLMARGLSNAEIAERLVVGVQTVKTHVSAVLAKLGARDRTQAVIAAYESGFVAPS; from the coding sequence ATGCCGGTTACCGTTCTTCTCGTCGATGACGAACCCCTGGTCCGCGCGGGTCTGCGCGCGGTCCTGGAGGCCCAGCCCGATATCGAGGTCGTCGGTGAGGCGGGGGACGGAGCCGCGGTGATCCCCCTGGTCCGTCAGCTGCGGCCCGATGTCATCGCGATGGACGTCCGGATGCCGCTGATGGACGGGATAGAGGCGACCAGAGTGGTGCTGCGCACGGTGCCCGATCCGCCGAAGATCCTGGTGGTGACGACGTTCGAGAATGACGAGTACGTCTATGAGGCACTGCGTGCGGGGGCGGACGGTTTCCTCCTGAAGCGGGCCCGGCCCACCGAGATCGTGAACGCCGTGCGGCTGGTGGCGGAGGGCGAGTCCCTGTTGTTCCCGGCGGCGGTCCGGCAACTGGCCGCCGAGTACGGGACGAACAGGGCGCGCGAGGCCATGGACCAGGCTTCGCTCACCGAGCGCGAGGCCGCTGTGCTGCGGCTGATGGCCCGGGGCCTGTCCAACGCGGAGATCGCGGAGAGGCTCGTGGTGGGTGTGCAGACGGTGAAGACACATGTCAGCGCCGTATTGGCGAAGTTGGGTGCCCGCGACCGCACGCAGGCCGTCATCGCCGCCTATGAGTCCGGATTCGTCGCACCCAGCTGA
- a CDS encoding sensor histidine kinase, translating to MLRFLHPLTAQVTYTRWLHLLMPSAAVSVWLFISMDTPWVPVVLAALAGLIPGMRLAEGIQAQLLLTPAERGAPDATISVAPSTSWSERWRTALWLEVRLLCAGLAGLATVWLPATTVDLVRSALGSEPSDEWFATGLGPHWWAALLAPVPLLIMFPVIVGCGELITAAARWLLGPTPVQRLTVLEERTEQLLERNRIARELHDSIGHALTVAVVQAGAARAARDPEFTERALVAIEETGRCALEDLERVLRVLRESGTPPGQRPSLIEADRLLDSARGAGAKVDAEVSGPLEQVPGSVSREGYRILQESLTNALRHSRAAPVRVRISVAEGRLELEVTNPFTGSTGAPGGGTGLRGIRERAALLGGNAKTGLYEGEWIVHASLPLDRIR from the coding sequence ATGCTCCGCTTCCTCCACCCGTTGACCGCGCAGGTCACCTACACTCGCTGGCTGCATCTGCTCATGCCGTCCGCCGCCGTGAGCGTGTGGCTGTTCATCTCGATGGACACGCCGTGGGTTCCCGTCGTCCTCGCGGCGCTGGCCGGCCTGATACCCGGCATGCGGCTCGCCGAGGGGATCCAGGCGCAGCTCCTGCTCACGCCTGCGGAGCGCGGCGCCCCCGACGCGACCATCTCTGTCGCACCCTCCACGTCCTGGTCCGAGCGCTGGCGGACCGCGCTCTGGCTGGAGGTGCGGCTGCTGTGTGCGGGGCTGGCCGGTCTCGCGACGGTGTGGCTGCCGGCCACGACGGTCGACCTCGTCCGCTCGGCACTCGGTTCGGAACCGAGCGACGAATGGTTCGCCACCGGCCTCGGACCGCACTGGTGGGCTGCGCTCCTCGCGCCCGTTCCCCTGCTGATCATGTTTCCGGTGATCGTGGGCTGCGGAGAGCTGATCACTGCGGCGGCCCGCTGGCTGCTGGGACCGACACCGGTCCAGCGACTGACCGTGCTGGAGGAGCGCACCGAACAGCTCCTGGAACGCAACCGGATCGCGCGCGAACTGCACGACTCGATCGGGCACGCGCTGACGGTGGCTGTGGTGCAGGCGGGGGCCGCCAGGGCGGCACGCGACCCGGAGTTCACCGAACGGGCGCTGGTGGCGATCGAGGAGACCGGCCGCTGCGCGCTCGAAGACCTGGAACGGGTGCTACGAGTACTGCGCGAGTCGGGTACGCCGCCGGGACAACGGCCGTCTCTGATCGAGGCGGACCGCTTGCTGGACTCCGCGCGGGGAGCCGGGGCCAAAGTCGATGCCGAGGTGTCCGGTCCCCTGGAGCAGGTACCGGGGTCGGTGTCGCGTGAGGGGTACCGCATCCTTCAGGAGTCCCTCACCAATGCCCTGCGGCACTCGCGGGCCGCCCCCGTCCGGGTCCGGATCAGCGTGGCGGAGGGCCGTCTGGAATTGGAGGTGACCAACCCGTTCACGGGCTCGACCGGTGCACCCGGGGGTGGAACGGGGCTGCGGGGAATCCGGGAGAGAGCGGCTCTGCTCGGCGGAAACGCCAAGACAGGCCTGTACGAGGGGGAATGGATAGTGCACGCGAGCCTTCCGCTGGACCGCATACGCTGA
- a CDS encoding RNA polymerase sigma-70 factor — protein sequence MTTDIVTDAFEEHRPVLTGVAYRMLGRIADAEDVVQEAWLRWSSVVREDVREPRAFLVRTVTRLAIDRLRQLRSRREAYVGPWLPEPLVTDFGPAVPDTAERAVLADSVSVAVLVVLESLSPLERAVFVLREAFGFPYGEIATTLDRTEAAVRQLAGRARRHVEERKPRYDVDPVHRRDLTERFLAAAAGGDIDALLALLAPDVRLVGDSGGKSKAPLRILESADKVGRFLVGIGQEPIPDLEVRSLELNGGPALLVLIGGKPDSVMQVDVRDGLIQCLYIVRNPDKLTSFGGT from the coding sequence GTGACAACCGACATCGTGACCGACGCCTTTGAAGAGCACAGACCCGTGCTCACCGGGGTCGCCTACCGCATGCTGGGCCGGATCGCCGACGCGGAGGACGTGGTCCAGGAGGCATGGCTCCGCTGGTCGTCCGTGGTGCGAGAGGACGTGCGCGAGCCACGCGCCTTCCTGGTCAGGACCGTTACCCGGCTGGCCATCGACCGACTGCGCCAACTCCGGTCCCGGCGCGAGGCGTACGTGGGGCCATGGCTGCCCGAACCTCTCGTCACCGACTTCGGTCCCGCGGTGCCCGACACGGCGGAGCGGGCCGTGCTCGCCGACTCCGTCTCCGTCGCGGTGCTCGTCGTCCTCGAGTCGCTGTCCCCGCTGGAGCGCGCCGTCTTCGTGCTGCGTGAGGCCTTCGGCTTTCCGTACGGCGAGATCGCCACGACACTCGACCGGACAGAGGCCGCCGTCCGCCAGCTCGCCGGCCGGGCCCGACGCCATGTGGAGGAGCGCAAACCGCGCTACGACGTCGATCCCGTCCACCGCCGTGACCTGACGGAGCGTTTCCTCGCGGCGGCCGCGGGCGGTGACATCGATGCGCTGCTCGCGCTCCTCGCCCCGGACGTACGGCTCGTCGGTGACAGCGGCGGGAAGTCGAAGGCGCCGCTGCGGATTCTGGAGAGCGCGGACAAGGTCGGCCGCTTCCTCGTCGGCATCGGACAGGAACCGATCCCGGACCTGGAGGTCCGGAGCCTGGAGTTGAACGGCGGGCCGGCGCTGCTGGTCCTCATCGGCGGCAAGCCCGATTCCGTGATGCAGGTGGATGTGCGGGACGGACTCATTCAGTGCCTGTATATCGTTCGAAACCCAGACAAGCTCACATCTTTCGGCGGCACATGA
- a CDS encoding GntR family transcriptional regulator gives MGTTQLESVPEPKYWHLKTVLSEALDSDFAVGEILPNERELAARFGVARATLRQALEQLELEGRLQRRRGVGTTVAPPRVGVAVSTAQHDWSGGGAGEAWQPVDCRTAAAPAAVADALDVAGDELVHVVRRIRVSHGQAVAAELLYVPSSSVPELSAIDAPSGSARARGVVRELHRLGLDGQDRSVELGSARADDAKELDRLPGAPVLVVTTRYLAAGGTAAVSVATYRADTCRLTFGDSGDVEISHHDQERQAS, from the coding sequence GTGGGGACCACGCAGCTGGAATCGGTGCCGGAGCCGAAGTACTGGCACCTGAAGACCGTGCTCAGTGAGGCACTCGACTCGGACTTTGCGGTGGGGGAGATCCTCCCCAACGAGCGGGAGCTCGCCGCCCGGTTCGGCGTCGCCCGAGCCACGCTCCGGCAGGCGCTGGAGCAGCTCGAACTCGAAGGCAGGCTGCAGCGCCGGCGAGGGGTCGGGACCACGGTCGCGCCGCCGCGCGTGGGTGTGGCCGTCTCCACCGCTCAGCACGACTGGAGCGGAGGCGGCGCGGGTGAGGCGTGGCAGCCGGTGGACTGCCGGACCGCGGCAGCCCCTGCGGCGGTGGCCGATGCGCTCGACGTGGCAGGCGACGAGCTCGTCCACGTCGTGCGACGGATCCGCGTCTCCCACGGGCAGGCCGTCGCGGCGGAGCTGCTGTACGTGCCGTCGTCCTCCGTTCCCGAGCTCTCCGCGATAGACGCGCCGTCCGGCTCCGCCAGGGCCCGCGGTGTCGTGCGTGAACTGCACCGGCTCGGGCTCGACGGTCAGGACCGCTCGGTGGAGCTCGGCTCGGCCCGCGCGGACGATGCCAAGGAGCTCGACCGGCTTCCGGGGGCCCCTGTCCTCGTCGTCACCACCCGTTACCTCGCCGCAGGCGGCACGGCGGCCGTTTCCGTCGCCACCTACCGGGCCGACACCTGTCGACTCACCTTCGGTGACTCGGGCGATGTGGAGATCAGCCACCACGACCAGGAGCGCCAGGCCTCCTGA